One part of the Leclercia sp. LSNIH1 genome encodes these proteins:
- a CDS encoding GGDEF domain-containing protein codes for MSSAYARTFTLFQPHSPFRNAAGIVVLTTLFYFIGAQLRLMESLSMFWPLNGVMAGVFARYAYLNRPRYYVMSYIAMLVYDAITTDWGISSLGINLSNMVFIVTVALLVQRDKRVKNRTPDPVNALRLFNYCLVAALLSALLGAAVAGGVDSRAFWPLVADWFSEQFSTGVLIVSCMLTMTWPTFNRAIGASHLMPVVLLIISVMASVAIGGAGALAFPLPALIWCAVRYSLPATCLLTFVTGTVEITLIGNSIITIVATTPLTTPMMFSARLGIATLAICPVMVSVSMAAINSLIRQVSLRADYDYLTQVYSRSGLYEALKNVEGKRKSPRLTVMLLDIDYFKSINDNYGHECGDTVLAAFARKVQETVGNAGLVARMGGEEFAVVVNSASAGQAYALAERIRTTVEQHPFNWRGQTLFLTVSIGLGSGRSEPSQLTEVFNRLMTEADDYLYRSKKAGRNRTSARMTEIKTTEQAAAPSEQL; via the coding sequence ATGTCTTCTGCTTACGCCAGAACATTCACACTTTTTCAGCCGCACAGTCCGTTCCGAAACGCGGCGGGAATAGTGGTATTGACCACGCTGTTCTATTTTATCGGCGCGCAGCTTCGTCTGATGGAGTCGCTGTCGATGTTCTGGCCGCTGAATGGCGTGATGGCAGGGGTGTTTGCCCGCTACGCTTACCTGAACCGGCCTCGCTATTACGTGATGTCCTATATCGCCATGCTGGTATACGACGCCATCACCACCGACTGGGGCATCTCCTCGCTGGGTATTAACCTCTCGAATATGGTGTTTATTGTCACCGTAGCCCTGTTGGTCCAGCGCGACAAGCGAGTGAAAAATCGCACCCCGGATCCGGTGAATGCCCTGCGGCTGTTTAACTATTGTCTGGTGGCTGCGCTGCTGAGCGCCCTGCTCGGAGCGGCGGTGGCGGGCGGGGTGGACAGTCGCGCCTTCTGGCCGCTGGTCGCCGACTGGTTTAGCGAACAGTTTTCTACCGGGGTATTAATTGTTTCCTGTATGCTGACCATGACCTGGCCCACGTTCAACCGGGCCATAGGTGCCAGCCATTTGATGCCGGTGGTGTTGCTGATTATCTCGGTGATGGCCTCGGTCGCAATCGGCGGGGCCGGTGCGCTGGCGTTTCCGCTGCCGGCGCTGATCTGGTGTGCGGTGCGCTATTCGCTGCCGGCAACCTGCCTGTTGACCTTTGTCACCGGGACAGTGGAGATCACCCTGATTGGCAACTCCATCATCACCATCGTGGCAACCACGCCGCTCACCACCCCGATGATGTTCTCTGCCCGTCTGGGGATCGCTACCCTCGCAATCTGCCCGGTTATGGTCTCGGTCAGCATGGCGGCGATCAATTCCCTGATCCGCCAGGTTTCCCTGCGTGCCGATTACGACTATCTGACTCAGGTTTACTCCCGCTCCGGGCTGTATGAGGCGCTTAAAAATGTTGAAGGGAAGCGCAAAAGCCCGCGGCTGACCGTCATGCTGCTGGATATCGACTATTTCAAAAGCATCAACGACAACTATGGTCACGAATGTGGCGATACCGTCCTGGCCGCTTTTGCGCGCAAAGTGCAGGAGACGGTGGGCAACGCAGGGCTGGTGGCGCGAATGGGCGGCGAAGAGTTTGCCGTGGTGGTGAACTCCGCTTCAGCCGGGCAGGCATATGCTCTGGCGGAGCGTATTCGTACCACGGTTGAACAACATCCCTTTAACTGGCGGGGGCAGACGCTGTTTTTAACCGTCAGTATTGGTCTGGGCAGCGGAAGGTCGGAGCCGTCACAGCTCACAGAGGTGTTTAATCGTCTGATGACAGAAGCGGATGATTATCTGTATCGCTCGAAAAAAGCAGGTCGAAATCGTACCAGCGCCCGAATGACAGAGATCAAAACTACCGAACAGGCGGCAGCGCCTTCGGAACAGCTGTAA
- a CDS encoding sensor domain-containing diguanylate cyclase, which translates to MYLMRMLGTFLCFIPILSVLLEQQRSVWLMGLLAINAFVWPTLAWWRARRSPTPLFTEHQNLVLDAGAGGFWIAMMAVNPLPSVAIATILLADRLAAGGFPLMKKAGAVMVAVFMGSWLAQGMALVPWVSQRTLYATLPLIAIYTVALSVLTNTIAVRLRFKSRELERIAMMDPLLDIANRRLLEERIDHELHKLQQTCHDSALMFIDIDNFKEFNDRYGHKVGDMLLVTVSQILHIASRQSDTPARLGGDEFVILLPDTTLDEARIVATRIMDAAAIISDVAEEAVHCTMSIGIACATREMGNVTDWLQAADAALYQAKRDGKNRIFAH; encoded by the coding sequence ATGTATCTGATGCGAATGCTTGGAACCTTCCTCTGCTTTATCCCTATTCTCTCCGTCCTGCTGGAACAGCAACGTTCCGTCTGGCTTATGGGATTGCTGGCTATCAACGCCTTTGTCTGGCCAACCCTGGCCTGGTGGCGCGCCCGGCGTTCTCCGACGCCGCTCTTTACCGAACATCAGAACCTGGTTTTAGACGCCGGGGCAGGCGGCTTCTGGATCGCCATGATGGCGGTCAATCCGCTGCCTTCCGTCGCCATTGCCACTATCTTACTTGCCGACCGGCTGGCGGCGGGTGGCTTCCCGTTGATGAAAAAGGCCGGGGCGGTGATGGTGGCGGTCTTTATGGGGAGCTGGCTGGCGCAGGGAATGGCGCTGGTGCCGTGGGTGTCGCAGCGCACTCTCTATGCCACGCTGCCGTTGATTGCTATCTATACCGTGGCGCTCAGCGTGCTCACCAACACTATCGCCGTGCGGCTGCGCTTTAAATCACGCGAGCTGGAGCGTATTGCGATGATGGATCCGCTGCTGGACATTGCCAACCGGCGTCTGCTGGAGGAGCGTATCGATCATGAGCTGCATAAATTGCAGCAAACCTGCCACGATTCGGCGCTGATGTTTATCGATATCGATAACTTTAAAGAGTTCAACGATCGCTACGGCCACAAGGTGGGAGATATGCTGTTGGTGACAGTGTCACAAATTTTGCATATCGCCAGCCGTCAGAGCGACACCCCGGCGCGACTGGGTGGGGACGAGTTTGTGATCCTGCTGCCCGATACCACCCTCGACGAAGCGCGAATAGTCGCTACCCGCATTATGGATGCGGCAGCGATTATCAGTGACGTCGCGGAAGAGGCGGTCCATTGCACAATGAGTATTGGCATTGCCTGCGCCACCCGGGAGATGGGAAATGTTACGGACTGGTTACAGGCTGCCGACGCCGCACTGTATCAGGCGAAACGCGATGGTAAAAACCGCATATTTGCCCACTAA
- a CDS encoding sensor domain-containing diguanylate cyclase, which produces MKSPSLPNNEAKRLSALRESGLLEPEDHPTYARITRLARRVFGVPVAMINLVDEHVVVVKSTDGGDPTSLPRNLSFCGHTVLSDAPLVIPDTLDDTRFADNPLVTDDDPIRFYAGYPLRLPGGAAVGSLCIIDHYPRPFSPSDIEALADLAALVEAEFAAASASITDPLTGLYNRRGFHHLATYAIRAARRRAEPLTLAWLDLDRFKQINARYGRTDGDNALKAMAGLLSSTFREADVLSRYGGDEFAILFANSDEKGAWIAMQFLTEQAANWNEHAEYPWALSFSWGVREFDHDRDDLKSWLTTADQMMYSMKQQRGTGC; this is translated from the coding sequence ATGAAATCACCCTCACTACCCAACAATGAAGCAAAGCGTCTCAGTGCCTTGCGTGAATCCGGGCTGCTTGAACCAGAAGATCACCCGACCTACGCGCGTATAACCCGGCTGGCAAGACGCGTGTTTGGCGTGCCGGTGGCGATGATCAATCTGGTTGACGAGCACGTTGTGGTCGTTAAATCCACCGATGGTGGCGACCCGACCAGCCTGCCGCGAAATCTCTCTTTTTGCGGCCATACCGTCCTTAGCGATGCACCGCTGGTGATCCCCGATACCCTTGACGATACCCGCTTTGCCGATAACCCCCTGGTCACCGACGATGATCCTATCCGCTTTTACGCGGGTTATCCGCTGCGTCTGCCCGGTGGGGCCGCGGTGGGATCGCTCTGTATTATCGATCACTATCCACGCCCTTTTTCGCCTTCTGACATTGAGGCGCTGGCCGACCTGGCGGCACTGGTGGAAGCGGAGTTTGCCGCCGCCAGCGCCAGTATCACCGACCCGCTGACCGGGCTCTACAACCGCCGGGGCTTTCATCATCTTGCGACCTATGCCATTCGCGCTGCCCGCCGTCGGGCTGAGCCTTTAACCCTGGCCTGGCTGGATCTCGATCGTTTTAAGCAGATAAACGCCCGGTATGGCCGCACAGATGGCGACAACGCCCTGAAGGCGATGGCCGGTCTGCTGAGCTCCACCTTTCGTGAAGCCGACGTGCTGTCGCGCTACGGCGGGGATGAGTTTGCCATCCTGTTTGCCAACAGCGACGAAAAGGGGGCATGGATCGCCATGCAGTTTTTAACCGAACAGGCGGCGAACTGGAACGAGCATGCCGAATATCCGTGGGCGCTATCCTTTTCCTGGGGCGTGCGCGAGTTCGATCACGACCGCGACGATCTCAAGAGCTGGCTGACCACTGC